ACATAAGAGCCGGCCACTACGACGCGGTCGTGGGCCTCGGCGGCGGCAAGATCATCGACTGTGCCAAGTTCGCCGCGGCACGCGTCGGACTGTCCCTGGTCGCCGTCCCGACGAACCTCGCCCACGACGGCCTGTGCTCCCCGGTCGCCACCCTCGACAACGACGCCGGTCGCGGTTCCTACGGGGTCCCGACCCCGATCGCCGTCGTGATCGACCTGGACGTCATCCGCGAGGCCCCGGTCCGCTATGTACGGGCCGGAATCGGTGACGCCGTCTCCAACATCTCCGCCATCGCGGACTGGGAGCTCGCCAACCGGATCAAGGGCGAGAAGATCGACGGCCTCGCCGCCGCGATCGCCCGGCAGGCCGGCGAGGCGGTGCTGCGCCACCCGGGCGGCATCGGGGACACCGACTTCCTCCAGGTGCTGGCCGAGGCGCTGGTGCTCAGCGGCATCGCGATGTCGGTGTCGGGCGACTCCCGCCCGTCCTCCGGCGCGTGCCACGAGATCAACCACGCCTTCGACCTGCTCTTCCCCAAGCGGGCGGCCGCCCACGGCGAGCAGTGCGGACTCGGCGCGACCTTCGCGATGTACCTGCGCGGAGCCCACGAGGAGTCGGCCTACATGGCCCAGGTGCTGCGTCGGCACGGACTGCCGGTCCTGCCGCAGGAGATCGGCTTCACGGTGGACGAGTTCGTCCGTGCCGTGGAGTTCGCTCCCGAGACCCGGCCGGGCCGCTACACGATCCTCGAACACCTCGACCTCAAG
The sequence above is a segment of the Streptomyces asoensis genome. Coding sequences within it:
- a CDS encoding iron-containing alcohol dehydrogenase family protein produces the protein MPVLTRLIPSPVVVDIRPGALDDLVGVLADERISHSGKLAIAVSGGSGARLRERLTPALPGATWYEVGGGTLDDAVRLASDIRAGHYDAVVGLGGGKIIDCAKFAAARVGLSLVAVPTNLAHDGLCSPVATLDNDAGRGSYGVPTPIAVVIDLDVIREAPVRYVRAGIGDAVSNISAIADWELANRIKGEKIDGLAAAIARQAGEAVLRHPGGIGDTDFLQVLAEALVLSGIAMSVSGDSRPSSGACHEINHAFDLLFPKRAAAHGEQCGLGATFAMYLRGAHEESAYMAQVLRRHGLPVLPQEIGFTVDEFVRAVEFAPETRPGRYTILEHLDLKTEQIKDIYADYVKAIGS